ATTCATTATTGATACAGGTATAGTTGTAGGTCAAATATAGAATATTTTTTTAAAGGGAATTGTAATTTTATGAAAAAATTGCGAAAAGTTAAGAAGCACTGGGTTGCTGTTTCAATTGGAATTGTCACTTCAGCCTTATTAGTCAATAACGTAGCTGCTAATGAGGTCGGAGGAGAGACCTCAGATGTTTTAAAATCCACTACAGTATCATCTTCAACGATTGAAAAATCCAATGAAGCGGGTGAAACTCCAAGGCCTACTGTGAATGATACAGATGCCAGTTTAGCGCCAAATCAACCCTCTACCCCTTCTTCCAATATATCTGATAGTGCTAATACTGTAGTTGAAACTCCTACAAAGCCTGAAGATAATAAACAAACAGGAAGAAGTGGTTTTCGAAGTGTAAGCGCATCCACCCCTGTAGAAGCAAATAAAAGTCAATCTACAGAATCTGTATCTACTGTCCCTGCTGAATCTATCGAACCTGCTCTAAAACCAGAAGTAAAAGCTGATGAGGAAGCAATCAAAGCAAAAGCCATTCCTGAAATACCAAAAGAAAACCAATCAAAAAAAATTCAGGATGCCATCACAGAAGATGTAAGAACCGTTGTTTCAAAACCAACTGTTGAAGGCGTTGAGTATGATGTTCACTATGATCATAAAAACAAATGGTACTATGTCAATGCTACTGATTTTGGCTTGAATGTAGCTGATAACCAAGATGATACTCTCGCTGTTAATAAAGCACTAAAAGCTGCAAATGAAATCGTAATGGCTGATCCAGATGGCACACAACATACTGGTGTCGCCGTTAAACTTTCTGGAATTGTCAATGTGGCTCGTGATAAAGGTGAAATCGATCACTATAAGATTTTAACATACGGTTCAGGTGTCCCAATGCCTATACAAAAAGGACGAATCGATGGGGTCCAGAATCTTTCGCATGTTACAAAAGAAGAATACGAAAATCTTCGTGTAGACTCGGATGGACTTGTTCGTTATGTTAGTTCTAACGGACAAAACCTTACAGGAATAGCACTGCCTATCTATCGCAAGAGCGAGAATGGCTCCTTTAATCAAATTAAAATCGGTTCTGAGCATTCAAATGTAACTGGTCTCTTTGGGGATGGGCCGGGAACAACCGTATTAAAAACAAATTTAGTTCAGCTAGGAAACCCTTGGGATAGCAACGAGAATGATACTGACAATCGCGACCATGCTGTTTTGCTAGTTGAAAATCAAAATGGATTCCTTGTGAAAGATTTATCTGTTTCTATCCAAAACTTAAAAGAAGCTTTTGGAGAACAACACGATGGCTTCTACGTCAAAGGAATGCCTTACTATGGAAAAGTCGACGGCGTCTTCGTCAATGACTCTGATAATGTAACTGTTGAAGGTGTTGAAGCAAGTGGAGCTAACAAAGCTGGAATTCGTTTTGGTTCCACTCATAATAGTGTTTCAAATATTTCTCTACCTGGTTGGGGTCGCCCTCGCTCTGTGAGTAATTTGATTGCTGGAAAAGCTCCTGGTTATACTTTCAGTAGTCTAAACTTAGGTGAAAACAATAAAGTATTAAACAGTAATACTCACAATAACCGAGTGGCTGGAGTTCAATTCTCTTACCAAACCAATATTCTTACTGAAGGAACAACCACTTCTGAAAATGGACACAAATTAAACGGAAGTACAGGTTATGGTTTCGCTTCAGAGGCTGGATCCTACAATAATGGAATTGTTTTCCGAAACAATACGAGTACCTACAACTACCGTAAAGGGTTAGATATTCACGACGGTGACCGAATTTTAATCGAAAATAACGTTTCATACGGAGATCGCTTGTTAGGTATCTCTGTCTACAATCGAAACTTTAAAATGGAAAATGTTGTCATTCGAAACAACGTTGTCACACAAGATAAAACGAATCGTCTAGTACGAGATGACTTGAAATTGGATGGGACATTCACACACGGTCACGACTATCTCCAGTATGAAGCGATTCATTTGCAAACGAATGAAAAATCTCAGGACTTGAGTGCAGACGGATCGGTAGGTTATTTTGAAATTAGTAATAACCGCATTCAAGATTTGGATTCATCAGGTAGAACCGCTACAAACCAAGACTACAATACAAATGCTATTCTTGTTCGTATGCAAGAACCTTACCTAAACTATGTACTTAATATTAAAAACAACCAAATCACAGGACACTCAGCCAACGATTTGATCAAAATGATTAACTCTTCTAATGACAATATTAGGGGAACAGCTACATTATCTGACACAAGTAAATTTGCAAACGGATTGGGATATGGTTCTGGTTCTATCAACATTAGTAATAATAAAGTCGAGCTTGAAGAACTTTACGGTGATCCAAATAAAGATTTATCTGCTATTACAATCGCTGAATCGACTAGTAATTTTAATGTCGCAGATAAAAATATTCGAGCTAACCAAGATAAGTTCCGCGGATCTGTTGTTTTCCAAAACAATGACATTAAAGTCAAAAAAACTTTCATGAGTACTAGACCTGGCATCATCGGAAAACAAAAGACAATGCCTATTATTTCTATTACAACAAATGCGGAGGGCGTTCTTTTTAAAGACAATAATCTTGACTTTGGGGAAATCACACAATCTTTAGCTAAAAATGCTGCAACACAAACACCATTAATTAGCTTAAACGGAAATAACGGAACTTTAGTGCAACCAGGATTAGGATTTGGTATTAATACAACTCGTACTCCAAGTAACCTCCCAAATACACTGAGTCGAACTCAACCTCTAGCTTTTATTGGTAATGATATTAAAATTTCTAATATTAGTTATGCTAACAATGTCGATTTACCAATTCGTGTATTAGAAACGAACAATCTCGTCCGATATACTGAAAATAATACCTTCACTTCTGACTCAGAAATTACAGTTTCTACTACCGATACAAAAACCGATCCACTTGGCAATGCGATCTATAAGCCTACAACCGAACGCCTCACTCCAAACAAGGAAAAGAATAACGCTCAATTCAATATGGGAGTCAGCCGTTTTTCAACAAGTTCTCCTAGCTTAGTCAATAGTTCAGAAGAGACTGTTCCATATGAAACAATCTACGTTAATGACAAGACCATCGCTGCTGGAACAAGTATTGAAAAAACTCCTGGGGTAACTGGGAAGAAAATTGTAAATACCTATGCAACTAGCGTTGATAACTCTGCTTATGAGAAAACAAGTGGAACCAATATCATGAACTACGGTCTCAGAAATTACTACGAGACAACAAATATTCGGGAAGCGACTGATAATGATCGCATTCCGGGATTGCTTCGAGCAGACTATACAACGACAGATGGCAAAATTATGACAGCCACTAAAACTTATAGTTACACTGATACTAAAAAACAAACTCAAACAACTGAGATGACTTATCGCTACGAAAACCTTCCAATTGGTTTGAAGAACGATACGCAGTATACATTTACTGATGAAAATGTAACTACGGCACCGCAAAATCGTGTTGTCCATGTAGGTACACGAACTTCCAAAGCTATTGGAGCATTTGATCAGTTTGATGTCGATTTCGAAACAGAATATGTAAACGATGATACTATTCTAGTCGGTGATACTGTCATCAAAACTCCTGGTGTCAAAGGAATCCGTACTGTTTCTTATCGAGAAACCCGTGATAATGATACAAATGATCTAATTTCAAGAGAACAAGTTTCTGATAGTATCACTACTAAACCTATTAAGCAAGTCGTACTTGTGGGAACAAAACCACTTACTAGAACTGCTCAAAGAACTGAGAAACAGGATATTGATTTTGAGATCGTTAAAGTTCCTTCTGACAAGCTATTTGTTGGTGAAGAAGAGATTCAAACCCCTGGTGTTAAAGGTACTAGAACTATTGTTCATGAAGATACTATTGACAACCGAAACAATACTGTGATCTCGTCTCGTGTTATCTCTGACGAACAAACCGAACCTGTTAAACAGATCGTACTTGTGGGAACAAAACCACTCAATCGAACAGTTCAGAGAACTATTGAACTTTCTATCCCTTATGGTATTCAATCTATTTATGATGATACATTAGCCAATGGAACAAAAATGATTGTAGCCCCAGGAAAAGCTGGTCTTCGTACAATCATTATCGAAGAAGTTTTTGATGATAAAGGACAGATTATTTCTAGCAACATTCTCTCTTCTACAGTTACAATTACACCTACTGATGAAATTGTAAGAGTAGGAACAGCTGCTACTACTCCAAATAATACTGACAAATTAAGTCAAGATAGTCAACAAAACCATGCAAATACTGGACAATCTACTGTTGATAATTCCAAAGTATTACCAAATACAGGAACAGAAAACAATCACTCTGTAGCAGTAACTGGTGCGTTAGCTCTATTTGCAGCCTTAGGTCTTACACTATTCAAACGTAAAGAAGATAACGACTAAAGTATATGTCATTTACTCTTCAAGCTAGATAGTATATTTAAAAAAAGGATTGAAGTCTATATTTTGTAGAATTCAATCCTTTTTAGTCAATTCTATGACACCAGCAGTAAGGCAGAAAAAGCCATACTTTATATAGAAGTAATTTGTCTCTTCTCTCTGAGAATAAAAACTATAATATTCCTTGTTTTAAAATTATCAAAACCTCAGTAACAAAAAAAACTAGCCCTATGGCTAGTTTTTTTTATACTATCTTAGAGCAATGCATCATCCATTGAAAGAACTTCGTGGAAGACACGTTGTGTCAATTCAGTTTTTTGTTCTGGAGTGAGGTATTTAGTGTTTACACAGTATCCAGAGATACGTACGATAACGTCTTCACCTGACATGATTTTTTCGTAAACATCGTTCAAGTCCATAACGTTCAAGTTAACGTGTTGTCCACCGTTTTCGAAGTAACCATCAAGGATTGTTACCAAGTTATCCACTTGTTCGTCACGAGTCTTACCAAGAGCACGAGGTGAAACTTGAGTTGTCAATGAAATACCGTCAGCTGCGTAACCAAAGTCAAGGCTAGCAAGTGAGTTCAAGTTTTGCAACCATCCACCTTTAGCTTTGTTAGATGGGTTAGCACCTGGTGAGAAGAATTCAAGTTTAGACAAGTTCACAGAACCATCTTCGTTGAGGTATACACCTTTGTGGACTGGTGAGTTACCAGTTTGTTTAGAGTAAGCAACGTTAGATGTGATAGTCAAGAGTGATACTGTAGCTTCAGCGTCTTTGTATAGCTTGTGGCTACGTAGACGAGTTGTGTAAGCTTCGATCAACCATTCTGCCAATTCGTTTGAACGTGGGTCATCTTCACCCCAACGTGGGTATTCACCGATTGTTTCATAATCGTAGATGTAGCCATTTTCGTCACGGATTGGTTTAACTGTAGCGTACTTAATAGCTGACAATGTATCAACTGTGTTAGCAAATCCACAGATACCGAATCCCATGTTAGCACGTTGTTTAGTTGGCAAGAAGGCCATTTGAACAGCTTCGTAGTTGTACTTATCAGTCATGTAGTGGATGATGTTCAAAGCATCTACGTAAGTGTCAGTCAACCAGTCAAGAGATTTTTCGAAGTTGGCTTTAACTGATTCGAATTCAAGAACTTCGTCACGGATAGGATCGATGTCAAATACTTTGTAGTCTTTGTGAACATCGTCGTAACCACCGTTCAAACCAGTAAGAAGGGCTTTAAGAACGTTTACACGAGCACCGAAGTACTGGATGTTATGGCGTTGATCTTCATTTTCTGGGTCAAGTGGAGATACACAACATGAGATACAGCTCATTTCACCGTATCCGTCTTTAGCCATTGTTGTTACACCTTCGTATTGGATAGAAGAGTGTTTGTGGCTCATGTGCATACAGTAGCGACGGAAGTTGTAAGGCAATTTGTCAGTCCAAAGAACTGTCAAGTTTGGTTCTGGTGAGTTACCGATGTTGTCAAGAGTGTTCAAGAAACGGTAGTCCATCTTAGTAACACGGTGACGACCGTCGTTACCCATACCAGCCATAGAAGTTGTGATGAAGGTTGGGTCACCTGAGTACAATTGGTCATAAGCTTTTGTACGAGCAAATTTAACTGTACGAAGTTTCATAACGAAATCATCAACGAACTCTTGGATTTCTGATTCAGTAAATGTACCACGAGCAAGGTCACGTTCTGCAAAGATGTCCAATACGATTGGCACACGACCTAGAGATGTAGCGGCACCATTAATCACACGGCAGACAGCCATGAAAGCGATATTAACCCATTGGATTGCTTCTTTCACGTTCATCGCTGGTTTGCGAACATCAACCCCGTAAAGGTCACCCAAGCGAACAACTTGTTGCAATGCTTGGTATTGAAGGTTGATTTCTTCACGAAGACGGATTGTTTCTTCATCGATTTCTTCGATTGAGTTCCAATCGTTTACTTTTTCTTGCATCAAGTAGTCTGCACCATAAAGAGCAAGACGTGCGTAAACACCGATGATACGTCCACGTGAGTATGCATCTGGAAGTCCCGTTACAGTGTGAGCGTGGCGAGCACGACGGATGTTTGAAGTGTAGGCACGGAAGATACCGTCGTTAACTGTTGTTACATATTTAGTGAAGATTTCGTGAACAGCTGGATCTGGTTCGTATCCATTTTCTTTCAAAGTAGTTTCAGCCATACGGATACCACCTCTTGGCATGAAGTTCAATTTGAAGAGTTCATCGTTTTGGATACCGAAGATAACTTCGTTTTCTTTGTCGATAAATCCAGCAGGAATATCAGCAATAGATGTTGGACGAGTGTCCATTGGGAAACGAGTTTCTTCGTAGTGAGCCTTAGTTTCTTCTACAATCTTTTTGATGTGAAGTGAACGTTCTGTTGGTCCAGCAAGGAAGCTTTCATCACCATCATAAGGTGTGTAGTTAGCTTGAACGAAGCGAGAAACGCTTGCTTTTTCTTTCCAATCTACGCCTTTGAAGCCTTCCCAAGCTTTATCAAAAATGTCTTGTGCTTCAACAACTGTCTTAACAACCATGTTAATGTCCTCATTTATCTTTCTAGTAACAGCCATCTGTTACATTCATGAGACAAGTATACCACACAGTAACCGATTTCAACAAGTGGAAAAACCCTATTTTTACACTTTCTTTTCTAAAACAGTCTATATTTTTCCCTAAACTGTATTATATTTTTGAAAAAATAAAGTCCTTTTTTCTTTTTTTCAGAAAAAAAGGTATAATAAAAGAAAATAAGCAGTAAAAAGGTGCTAGGCATGTTGATTTTTCCCTTATTAAATGATTTGTCAAGAAAAATCATCCATATTGACATGGATGCCTTTTTTGCTGCGGTAGAAATCAGGGATAATCCTAAGCTCAGAGGAAAACCTGTCATTATCGGAAACGACCCTCGGCAAACAGGTGGGCGGGGAGTCGTTTCTACCTGTAGCTATGAGGCGCGAGCTTTTGGTGTCCATTCAGCCATGAGCTCTAAGGAAGCTTATGAGCGCTGCCCCCAGGCTGTCTTTATCTCAGGGAATTATGAGAAATACAAATCTGTGGGACTCCAAATTCGAACTATTTTTAAGCGCTATACAGATTTGATTGAACCTATGAGTATTGACGAAGCCTATTTGGATGTGACAGAGAATAAACTCGGTATCAAGTCAGCGGTCAAAATCGCTCGCCTCATTCAAGAGGATATCTGGCAAGAACTCCATCTAACTGCTTCTGCTGGCGTTTCTTATAACAAATTCTTAGCTAAAATGGCCAGTGATTATCAAAAACCACATGGTCTGACAGTGATTCTACCTGAGCAAGCTGAGAGCTTTCTCAAACAAATGGATATTTCCAAGTTTCATGGAGTAGGAAAGAAG
The Streptococcus toyakuensis genome window above contains:
- a CDS encoding G5 domain-containing protein, producing the protein MKKLRKVKKHWVAVSIGIVTSALLVNNVAANEVGGETSDVLKSTTVSSSTIEKSNEAGETPRPTVNDTDASLAPNQPSTPSSNISDSANTVVETPTKPEDNKQTGRSGFRSVSASTPVEANKSQSTESVSTVPAESIEPALKPEVKADEEAIKAKAIPEIPKENQSKKIQDAITEDVRTVVSKPTVEGVEYDVHYDHKNKWYYVNATDFGLNVADNQDDTLAVNKALKAANEIVMADPDGTQHTGVAVKLSGIVNVARDKGEIDHYKILTYGSGVPMPIQKGRIDGVQNLSHVTKEEYENLRVDSDGLVRYVSSNGQNLTGIALPIYRKSENGSFNQIKIGSEHSNVTGLFGDGPGTTVLKTNLVQLGNPWDSNENDTDNRDHAVLLVENQNGFLVKDLSVSIQNLKEAFGEQHDGFYVKGMPYYGKVDGVFVNDSDNVTVEGVEASGANKAGIRFGSTHNSVSNISLPGWGRPRSVSNLIAGKAPGYTFSSLNLGENNKVLNSNTHNNRVAGVQFSYQTNILTEGTTTSENGHKLNGSTGYGFASEAGSYNNGIVFRNNTSTYNYRKGLDIHDGDRILIENNVSYGDRLLGISVYNRNFKMENVVIRNNVVTQDKTNRLVRDDLKLDGTFTHGHDYLQYEAIHLQTNEKSQDLSADGSVGYFEISNNRIQDLDSSGRTATNQDYNTNAILVRMQEPYLNYVLNIKNNQITGHSANDLIKMINSSNDNIRGTATLSDTSKFANGLGYGSGSINISNNKVELEELYGDPNKDLSAITIAESTSNFNVADKNIRANQDKFRGSVVFQNNDIKVKKTFMSTRPGIIGKQKTMPIISITTNAEGVLFKDNNLDFGEITQSLAKNAATQTPLISLNGNNGTLVQPGLGFGINTTRTPSNLPNTLSRTQPLAFIGNDIKISNISYANNVDLPIRVLETNNLVRYTENNTFTSDSEITVSTTDTKTDPLGNAIYKPTTERLTPNKEKNNAQFNMGVSRFSTSSPSLVNSSEETVPYETIYVNDKTIAAGTSIEKTPGVTGKKIVNTYATSVDNSAYEKTSGTNIMNYGLRNYYETTNIREATDNDRIPGLLRADYTTTDGKIMTATKTYSYTDTKKQTQTTEMTYRYENLPIGLKNDTQYTFTDENVTTAPQNRVVHVGTRTSKAIGAFDQFDVDFETEYVNDDTILVGDTVIKTPGVKGIRTVSYRETRDNDTNDLISREQVSDSITTKPIKQVVLVGTKPLTRTAQRTEKQDIDFEIVKVPSDKLFVGEEEIQTPGVKGTRTIVHEDTIDNRNNTVISSRVISDEQTEPVKQIVLVGTKPLNRTVQRTIELSIPYGIQSIYDDTLANGTKMIVAPGKAGLRTIIIEEVFDDKGQIISSNILSSTVTITPTDEIVRVGTAATTPNNTDKLSQDSQQNHANTGQSTVDNSKVLPNTGTENNHSVAVTGALALFAALGLTLFKRKEDND
- the pflB gene encoding formate C-acetyltransferase — translated: MVVKTVVEAQDIFDKAWEGFKGVDWKEKASVSRFVQANYTPYDGDESFLAGPTERSLHIKKIVEETKAHYEETRFPMDTRPTSIADIPAGFIDKENEVIFGIQNDELFKLNFMPRGGIRMAETTLKENGYEPDPAVHEIFTKYVTTVNDGIFRAYTSNIRRARHAHTVTGLPDAYSRGRIIGVYARLALYGADYLMQEKVNDWNSIEEIDEETIRLREEINLQYQALQQVVRLGDLYGVDVRKPAMNVKEAIQWVNIAFMAVCRVINGAATSLGRVPIVLDIFAERDLARGTFTESEIQEFVDDFVMKLRTVKFARTKAYDQLYSGDPTFITTSMAGMGNDGRHRVTKMDYRFLNTLDNIGNSPEPNLTVLWTDKLPYNFRRYCMHMSHKHSSIQYEGVTTMAKDGYGEMSCISCCVSPLDPENEDQRHNIQYFGARVNVLKALLTGLNGGYDDVHKDYKVFDIDPIRDEVLEFESVKANFEKSLDWLTDTYVDALNIIHYMTDKYNYEAVQMAFLPTKQRANMGFGICGFANTVDTLSAIKYATVKPIRDENGYIYDYETIGEYPRWGEDDPRSNELAEWLIEAYTTRLRSHKLYKDAEATVSLLTITSNVAYSKQTGNSPVHKGVYLNEDGSVNLSKLEFFSPGANPSNKAKGGWLQNLNSLASLDFGYAADGISLTTQVSPRALGKTRDEQVDNLVTILDGYFENGGQHVNLNVMDLNDVYEKIMSGEDVIVRISGYCVNTKYLTPEQKTELTQRVFHEVLSMDDALL
- the dinB gene encoding DNA polymerase IV → MLIFPLLNDLSRKIIHIDMDAFFAAVEIRDNPKLRGKPVIIGNDPRQTGGRGVVSTCSYEARAFGVHSAMSSKEAYERCPQAVFISGNYEKYKSVGLQIRTIFKRYTDLIEPMSIDEAYLDVTENKLGIKSAVKIARLIQEDIWQELHLTASAGVSYNKFLAKMASDYQKPHGLTVILPEQAESFLKQMDISKFHGVGKKTVERLHQMGIFTGADLLEVPEVTLIDRFGRLGYDLYRKARGIHNSPVKSNRIRKSIGKEKTYGKILRAEEDIKKELTLLSERVALNLSQQEKAGKIVILKIRYEDFSTLTKRKSLDQKTQDASQISQIALQLYEELDEKEKGVRLLGITLTGF